In Paracoccaceae bacterium Fryx2, a single genomic region encodes these proteins:
- a CDS encoding potassium transporter TrkG translates to MARLLKMPLLVILIGIGAVTMYLPASHAFMLGNYPVARAFFYSATVLLVLAAMLAIATAGRRTRNMARSQLASLLGAYLVMPVVMALPFQQAVQDTSFLNAWFEMLSCFTTTGATLYETPGRLAPSLHLWRAMVGWLGGYFVLVMAVAVLAPLNLGGAEVISGRPPGRAATGAGEISHIADPAERLARHALALLPAYAGLTLVLWVALLTAGEPGLVALSHAMSTLSTSGITPGQGLQTSGLLGEMLIFLFLCLAISRRTLPGAGLVNSTGPFRSDPEVWMATVIVLIVTFLLVLRSWIGAIVVEDAANVPSLLRVIWGTLFTTLSFLTTTGFVSQDWTATRLWSGLETPGLVLLALTILGGGAATTAGGVKLLRVYALFRHGERELERIIHPTSIGGAGEAARRMRREGAYVAWIFFMLFAMSIALINGALGLIGIPFETGMVLTLSALTTTGPLAGLATETPVSFAELGTLAKLILAFAMVLGRLETLALLAFFAPDGWRRQTGKS, encoded by the coding sequence ATGGCGCGCCTGCTCAAGATGCCGCTGCTGGTGATCCTGATCGGGATCGGGGCGGTGACGATGTATCTGCCGGCCAGCCACGCCTTCATGCTGGGAAACTACCCGGTTGCGCGGGCGTTCTTCTACAGCGCCACGGTGCTGCTGGTGCTGGCCGCGATGCTGGCGATTGCGACCGCGGGGCGGCGGACGCGCAACATGGCGCGCAGCCAGCTTGCCTCGCTGCTGGGCGCCTATCTCGTCATGCCGGTGGTGATGGCGCTGCCCTTCCAGCAGGCGGTGCAAGACACCAGCTTTCTGAACGCCTGGTTCGAGATGCTGTCGTGCTTCACCACCACGGGGGCCACGCTTTACGAGACGCCGGGCAGGCTGGCGCCGTCGCTGCATCTGTGGCGGGCGATGGTGGGCTGGCTTGGCGGCTATTTCGTGCTGGTGATGGCGGTGGCGGTGCTGGCGCCGCTGAACCTTGGCGGGGCCGAAGTGATCTCGGGTCGCCCGCCCGGCCGGGCGGCAACCGGGGCGGGCGAAATCTCGCACATTGCCGACCCGGCCGAAAGGCTGGCGCGGCACGCGCTTGCGCTGCTGCCAGCCTATGCCGGGCTGACGCTGGTGCTGTGGGTCGCGCTGCTGACGGCGGGCGAGCCCGGCCTCGTCGCGCTGAGCCATGCCATGTCGACCCTTTCCACCAGCGGCATCACGCCGGGGCAGGGGTTGCAGACCTCGGGCCTTCTGGGCGAGATGCTGATCTTCCTGTTCCTGTGCCTTGCGATCTCGCGCCGCACGCTGCCGGGGGCGGGGCTGGTCAATTCCACCGGGCCCTTCCGGTCCGACCCCGAGGTGTGGATGGCGACGGTGATCGTGCTGATCGTGACCTTCCTGCTGGTGCTGCGCAGCTGGATCGGGGCCATCGTGGTCGAAGATGCGGCCAACGTGCCGTCGCTGCTGCGGGTGATCTGGGGCACGCTGTTCACCACGCTGTCGTTCCTGACCACCACCGGCTTCGTGTCGCAGGACTGGACGGCGACGCGGCTCTGGTCGGGGCTGGAAACGCCAGGGCTGGTGTTGCTGGCGCTGACCATCCTGGGCGGTGGCGCCGCCACCACGGCGGGCGGGGTCAAGCTTCTGCGGGTCTATGCCCTGTTCCGCCATGGCGAGCGCGAGCTGGAACGCATCATCCACCCGACTTCGATCGGCGGCGCGGGAGAGGCCGCCCGGCGGATGCGTCGGGAAGGCGCCTATGTCGCCTGGATCTTCTTCATGCTGTTCGCGATGTCGATCGCGCTGATCAACGGCGCGCTGGGGCTGATCGGCATCCCGTTCGAGACCGGCATGGTGCTGACCCTTTCGGCGCTGACGACCACCGGGCCGCTGGCGGGTCTTGCCACCGAAACCCCTGTCAGCTTTGCCGAACTCGGCACCCTCGCCAAGCTGATCCTCGCCTTCGCCATGGTTCTGGGACGGCTGGAAACGCTGGCGCTGCTGGCGTTTTTCGCCCCCGATGGCTGGCGGCGCCAGACCGGCAAAAGTTAG
- the trkA gene encoding Trk system potassium transporter TrkA: MKVIICGAGQVGWQIARHLSGERNEVTVVDYNADLVRRATDTLDVKGVVGFASYPDVLERAGARDADMIIAATHSDEVNMVTCQVAHSIFAVPRKIARLRAQSYLDAIYADLYRRDHLPIDVVISPEREVAEAALQRLAAPATFDTESFMGGRAQLLGLALGEDCPVLNTPLRQLNELFSTLRAIVVGVRREGRLFAPDPGDQLFAQDQIYVFSHSEDLNRTLEIFGKSTKKQERVVIIGGGNVGLGVARALEARTDRVRAKIIEKDRGTAERAADGLTRTIVLNGDGMDMDLLMEASIDRADAVLAVTDDDKTNLLVAVRAKQAGCPMAIALVNDPTLVPLMGPLDIDAYINPRATTVSSILRHIRHGRVRAIYSIGDAEAEVIEAQVLSTSPLAGRLIRDINFPEGVLVGALMKGDRVFKPTGDMRLEEGDVIALFAMAKDVPEVERLLQVSVDFF; this comes from the coding sequence ATGAAGGTGATCATTTGCGGCGCGGGGCAGGTGGGCTGGCAGATCGCCCGGCACCTTTCCGGCGAGCGCAACGAGGTGACGGTGGTCGACTACAACGCCGATCTGGTGCGCCGTGCCACCGACACACTGGATGTGAAGGGGGTGGTCGGCTTCGCCTCCTATCCCGACGTGCTGGAACGGGCCGGGGCGCGCGACGCCGACATGATCATTGCCGCCACCCATTCCGACGAGGTCAACATGGTGACCTGCCAGGTGGCGCATTCGATCTTTGCCGTGCCGCGCAAGATCGCGCGGCTGCGGGCGCAAAGCTACCTCGACGCGATCTACGCCGACCTTTACCGCCGCGACCATCTGCCGATCGACGTGGTGATCAGCCCCGAACGCGAGGTGGCCGAGGCCGCCCTGCAACGGCTGGCCGCCCCCGCGACCTTCGACACCGAAAGCTTCATGGGCGGGCGGGCGCAACTGCTGGGCCTTGCGCTGGGCGAGGATTGCCCGGTGCTTAACACCCCCCTGCGCCAGTTGAACGAGCTGTTTTCCACCCTGCGCGCCATCGTGGTCGGGGTGCGGCGCGAGGGGCGGCTGTTTGCGCCCGACCCGGGCGACCAGCTGTTCGCGCAGGACCAGATCTATGTCTTCAGCCACAGCGAAGACCTGAACCGCACGCTGGAAATCTTTGGCAAGAGCACGAAGAAACAGGAACGCGTGGTGATCATCGGCGGCGGCAACGTCGGCCTTGGCGTCGCCCGCGCGCTGGAGGCCCGCACCGACCGGGTGCGCGCCAAGATCATCGAAAAGGACCGCGGCACCGCCGAACGCGCCGCCGACGGGCTGACCCGGACCATCGTGCTGAACGGCGACGGCATGGACATGGACCTGCTGATGGAAGCCAGCATCGACCGCGCCGACGCGGTGCTGGCGGTGACCGACGACGACAAGACCAACCTGCTGGTCGCCGTGCGCGCCAAGCAGGCCGGCTGCCCGATGGCCATCGCGCTGGTCAACGACCCGACGCTGGTGCCGCTGATGGGGCCGCTCGACATCGACGCCTACATCAACCCGCGCGCCACCACGGTGTCGTCGATCCTGCGCCATATCCGGCACGGCCGGGTGCGGGCGATCTATTCGATCGGCGATGCCGAGGCCGAGGTGATCGAGGCGCAAGTGCTTTCAACCTCGCCGCTGGCCGGCCGCCTGATCCGCGACATCAACTTTCCCGAAGGCGTGCTGGTCGGCGCGCTGATGAAGGGCGATCGTGTCTTCAAACCCACCGGCGACATGCGGCTGGAGGAGGGCGACGTGATCGCGCTGTTCGCCATGGCCAAGGATGTGCCCGAGGTCGAGCGCCTGCTTCAGGTCTCGGTCGATTTCTTCTGA
- a CDS encoding sigma-54 dependent transcriptional regulator — MSSILIVDDERDIRELIGDILKDEGYPVRLAGNSDDCMAEINAEPPALMILDIWLKDSRMDGIDILKTVKRDNPDVPVVIISGHGNIEIAVAAIKQGAYDFIEKPFNIDQLMVVVSRAMETSRLRRENSDLRRRDVTASEMLGSSTAFKALKAQLEKVTRSNGRVMLAGPAGSGKEMAARFIHAQSNRASAPFVSVSSATIEPERMEEVLFGRETPERGVEPGLLEQAHGGVVYFDEVADMPLGTQSKILRVLVEQQFTRLGGGDKVRVDLRVISSTTRDLRGEIGAGRFRQELYDRLNVVPIAVPSLEDRREDIPELTRHFVEMFHRTQGLPMRELTPEAEAMLQTMQWPGNVRQLRNVIERVLILGEGAGPVEARELPGREVAGDAEGRLVLGGAMATLPLREARELFEKEYLLTQINRFGGNISRTASFVGMERSALHRKLKSLGVVTTAKAGGRMARLEDDDEDGLD; from the coding sequence ATGAGCAGCATTCTGATCGTCGATGACGAACGCGATATCCGGGAACTGATCGGGGACATACTGAAGGACGAAGGCTATCCGGTCCGTCTGGCAGGCAATTCCGACGACTGCATGGCCGAGATCAACGCCGAGCCGCCGGCGCTGATGATCCTCGACATCTGGCTGAAGGACAGCCGGATGGACGGGATCGACATCCTCAAGACCGTCAAGCGCGACAACCCCGACGTGCCGGTGGTGATCATTTCCGGCCACGGCAACATCGAGATCGCGGTGGCCGCGATCAAGCAGGGGGCCTACGACTTCATCGAAAAGCCGTTCAACATCGACCAGTTGATGGTGGTGGTGTCGCGCGCGATGGAAACCTCGCGGCTGCGGCGCGAAAACAGCGACCTGCGGCGGCGCGACGTTACCGCGTCGGAAATGCTGGGGTCTTCGACCGCGTTCAAGGCGCTGAAGGCGCAACTGGAAAAGGTCACCAGGTCGAACGGTCGGGTGATGCTGGCAGGGCCCGCCGGGTCGGGCAAGGAAATGGCCGCGCGCTTCATCCATGCGCAGTCGAACCGGGCCTCGGCGCCCTTCGTCTCGGTATCCTCGGCCACCATCGAGCCGGAACGCATGGAGGAGGTGCTGTTCGGCCGCGAAACCCCGGAACGCGGGGTCGAGCCCGGCTTGCTGGAACAGGCGCATGGCGGCGTGGTCTATTTCGACGAGGTGGCCGACATGCCGCTGGGCACCCAGTCGAAGATCCTGCGCGTGCTGGTGGAACAGCAGTTCACCCGGCTGGGGGGGGGCGACAAGGTGCGGGTCGATCTGCGGGTGATATCCTCGACCACCCGCGACCTGCGCGGCGAGATCGGGGCCGGGCGCTTCCGGCAGGAACTGTACGACCGCCTGAACGTGGTGCCGATCGCCGTGCCCTCGCTGGAGGACCGGCGCGAGGACATCCCCGAGCTGACCCGGCATTTCGTCGAGATGTTCCACCGCACGCAGGGGTTGCCGATGCGCGAGCTGACCCCCGAGGCCGAGGCGATGCTGCAGACGATGCAATGGCCCGGCAACGTGCGCCAGTTGCGCAACGTGATCGAGCGGGTGCTGATCCTGGGCGAGGGCGCGGGCCCGGTCGAGGCACGCGAATTGCCGGGGCGCGAGGTGGCGGGCGATGCCGAGGGGCGGCTGGTCCTTGGCGGGGCGATGGCAACGCTGCCGCTGCGCGAGGCGCGCGAGCTGTTCGAGAAGGAATACCTGCTGACCCAGATCAACCGCTTCGGCGGCAACATCAGCCGCACCGCCAGCTTCGTCGGCATGGAACGCAGCGCGCTGCACCGCAAGCTGAAATCGCTGGGGGTGGTGACCACGGCCAAGGCCGGCGGCCGCATGGCCCGGCTGGAGGATGACGACGAGGACGGGCTGGACTGA
- a CDS encoding PAS domain-containing sensor histidine kinase, which translates to MASALRSNTWLRLSRLRRQRRFQTAMTLGLVLLGPVLTIATFLALGPFNQGAGSPSLRLILLADFVYVLVVAALVLRRVARMVADRRRQSAGSRLHLRLSGVFALVALLPTVLVAVFAVLTVNVGLEGWFSDRVRQVVGNSLSAAQAYEGEHRRDLTEDAEAFSAYLNVAKQSTFFLADNQMRPLLTQGQAAIQRGLREAFLIDGSGTLRTRGEKSYLFDFEQPSAADIARAKSGETVVIQDWANNEFRALVHLDAFADRYLYVSRTVDGSILSLLDETRETVALYHQLEAERGRLLFEFGLLYLGFALILILAAIWLGLWFAERLSKPVGRLAGAAQRVGGGDLDVQVIEEDGDDEIAMLGRLFNQMTRQLKGQRDALLDNNRQTEGRRRLFDSVLSSVTAGVIGLDAEGRVDFVNRAAERLLDVNTNWQDMDLAIAVPEFAHLFNRLQDGHGGAVQEELRLTRKGRMESLLVRMSVRRTASGRLEGYVVAFDDVTDLVSAQRMAAWGDVARRIAHEIKNPLTPIQLSAERIKRKFRPLVGDQADDLDQYADVIIRQTNDLRRIVDEFSKFARMPEPDRREQDLVKILRDAVVLQDAGLPGIRVQADLPPDPLLLDIDATMISQALTNLIKNAGEAIESLVEKGAPDGFAPEIRISLEAGPELVTIRIADNGTGLPPDRARLFEPYVTTRAKGTGLGLPIVKKIIEEHGGALALSDAAVFEGNDHAGAMAEIRLPRTVRAARPRNGRNMATAAQGGR; encoded by the coding sequence GTGGCAAGCGCGCTGCGCAGCAACACATGGCTGAGGTTGTCGCGCCTGCGCCGGCAGCGGCGGTTCCAGACGGCAATGACGCTGGGCCTCGTGCTGCTGGGCCCGGTGCTGACAATTGCGACCTTCCTGGCGCTCGGCCCGTTCAACCAGGGCGCCGGTTCGCCGTCGCTGCGGCTGATCCTGCTGGCCGATTTCGTCTATGTGCTGGTGGTTGCGGCGCTGGTGCTGCGGCGCGTGGCGCGGATGGTGGCCGACCGCCGCCGCCAGTCGGCCGGGTCGCGCCTGCACCTGCGGCTGTCGGGGGTGTTCGCGCTGGTGGCGCTGCTGCCGACGGTGCTGGTTGCGGTCTTTGCCGTGCTGACGGTGAATGTCGGACTGGAGGGCTGGTTTTCCGACCGGGTGCGGCAGGTGGTCGGCAACTCGCTGTCCGCAGCGCAGGCGTATGAGGGCGAGCACCGCCGCGACCTGACCGAGGATGCCGAGGCTTTCTCGGCCTATCTCAACGTCGCCAAGCAATCGACCTTCTTTCTGGCCGATAACCAGATGCGCCCCCTGCTGACGCAAGGGCAGGCCGCCATCCAGCGCGGCCTGCGCGAGGCTTTCCTGATCGACGGCAGCGGCACGCTGCGCACCCGGGGCGAGAAATCCTACCTGTTCGATTTCGAGCAGCCCTCGGCCGCGGACATCGCACGCGCGAAGTCGGGCGAGACGGTTGTCATCCAGGACTGGGCGAACAACGAGTTCCGCGCGCTGGTGCATCTGGATGCCTTTGCCGACCGCTATCTTTATGTCTCGCGCACGGTCGACGGCTCGATCCTCAGCCTGCTGGACGAAACGCGCGAGACCGTGGCGCTTTACCATCAGCTGGAGGCCGAACGCGGGCGGCTGCTGTTCGAGTTCGGGCTGCTGTATCTGGGCTTCGCGCTGATCCTGATCCTTGCCGCGATCTGGCTGGGGCTGTGGTTCGCGGAACGGCTGTCAAAGCCGGTGGGGAGGCTGGCCGGGGCGGCACAAAGGGTCGGCGGCGGCGATCTTGACGTGCAGGTGATCGAGGAGGACGGCGATGACGAGATTGCCATGCTGGGCCGCCTGTTCAACCAGATGACCCGGCAGTTGAAGGGCCAGCGCGACGCATTGCTCGACAACAACCGCCAGACCGAGGGGCGGCGGCGGCTGTTTGATTCGGTGCTGTCATCGGTGACGGCCGGGGTGATCGGGCTTGATGCCGAGGGCCGCGTCGATTTCGTCAACCGCGCGGCGGAGCGGTTGCTGGATGTCAATACCAACTGGCAGGACATGGACCTTGCCATCGCCGTGCCGGAGTTTGCCCACCTGTTCAACCGGCTGCAGGACGGGCATGGCGGTGCAGTACAGGAAGAGCTGCGCCTGACCCGCAAGGGCCGGATGGAAAGCCTGCTGGTCCGCATGTCGGTGCGGCGCACCGCGTCGGGGCGGCTGGAAGGCTATGTCGTGGCCTTCGACGACGTGACCGACCTCGTGTCGGCGCAGCGGATGGCGGCCTGGGGCGACGTGGCGCGCCGCATCGCGCACGAGATCAAGAACCCGCTGACCCCGATCCAGCTTTCGGCCGAGCGCATCAAGCGCAAGTTCCGCCCGCTGGTGGGCGATCAGGCCGACGACCTTGACCAGTATGCCGACGTGATCATCCGCCAGACCAACGACCTGCGCCGCATCGTTGACGAGTTCTCCAAGTTCGCCCGGATGCCCGAACCCGACCGGCGCGAACAGGATCTGGTCAAGATCCTGCGCGATGCGGTGGTGTTGCAGGATGCGGGCCTGCCCGGCATTCGCGTGCAGGCCGACCTGCCGCCAGACCCGCTGCTGCTGGACATCGACGCCACGATGATCTCTCAGGCGCTGACGAACCTGATCAAGAACGCCGGGGAAGCGATTGAATCGCTTGTCGAAAAGGGCGCGCCTGATGGGTTTGCGCCCGAAATCCGCATCAGCCTGGAGGCCGGCCCCGAACTGGTCACCATCCGCATCGCCGACAATGGCACCGGCCTGCCGCCCGACCGCGCGCGCCTGTTCGAGCCCTATGTGACAACGCGCGCCAAGGGCACCGGGCTGGGCCTGCCGATCGTCAAGAAGATCATCGAGGAACACGGCGGCGCGCTGGCATTGTCCGATGCCGCCGTCTTTGAAGGAAACGACCATGCCGGGGCGATGGCAGAGATCCGTCTGCCCCGGACAGTGCGGGCCGCGCGCCCGCGCAATGGCAGGAACATGGCCACGGCCGCCCAGGGGGGAAGATGA
- a CDS encoding response regulator, with amino-acid sequence MDGTVLVADDDRTIRTVLTQALTRAGCKVHATSSLMTLMRWVEEGKGDLVISDVVMPDGNGLEALPRIGKLRPGLPVIVISAQNTIMTAIQAAEAEAYDYLPKPFDLPDLMKRSARALDLKRRAPARAAPPREPVDDLPLVGRTAAMQALYRLVARVMNTDLAVLVTGESGTGKSLIARAIHDFSDRRSQPFVVAQAGDLQGMDGPATLLARAKGGSLVFDEVADYDDETQARIVRMLDALGSSAPRIMATSQTDLAARMDAGSFRQDLFYRLGGVTLHVPSLRDRVDDIPLLADHFLARSERDFGSIRRLSNEARDLVRAYGWPGNVRQLENTLRRLMVTSAEPEISRAEVESALGSQPALEPLRGGGGEGEKLSGSVARHLKRYFDLHGGALPPPGVYQRILREVEGPLIEIALDATAGNQAKCADLLGINRNTLRKKITDLDIRVTRRRKLM; translated from the coding sequence ATGGATGGCACGGTTCTGGTGGCGGACGACGACCGGACAATCCGCACGGTCCTGACGCAGGCGCTGACGCGGGCGGGCTGCAAGGTCCATGCCACGTCGTCGCTGATGACGCTGATGCGCTGGGTCGAAGAGGGCAAGGGCGATCTGGTGATCTCGGATGTGGTCATGCCCGACGGCAACGGGCTGGAGGCGCTGCCCCGCATCGGCAAGCTGCGTCCCGGCCTGCCGGTGATCGTGATCTCGGCGCAGAACACCATCATGACGGCGATCCAGGCCGCCGAGGCCGAGGCCTACGACTATCTGCCCAAGCCGTTCGATCTGCCAGACCTGATGAAACGCTCGGCCCGCGCGCTGGACCTCAAGCGCCGCGCCCCGGCCCGCGCCGCCCCGCCGCGCGAACCGGTCGACGATCTGCCGCTGGTTGGCCGCACCGCCGCGATGCAGGCGCTTTACCGGCTGGTGGCGCGGGTGATGAACACCGACCTCGCGGTGCTGGTCACCGGCGAATCGGGCACCGGCAAGTCGCTGATCGCCCGCGCGATCCACGACTTTTCCGACCGGCGCAGCCAGCCCTTCGTGGTGGCGCAGGCGGGCGACCTGCAGGGGATGGACGGGCCCGCCACGCTGCTGGCCCGCGCCAAGGGCGGCAGCCTCGTGTTCGACGAGGTCGCGGACTACGACGACGAGACGCAGGCCCGCATCGTGCGGATGCTCGACGCGCTGGGGTCATCGGCGCCGCGCATCATGGCGACCAGCCAGACCGACCTTGCCGCCCGGATGGATGCGGGCAGCTTCCGGCAGGATCTGTTCTACCGGCTGGGCGGCGTGACGCTGCATGTGCCCAGCCTGCGCGACCGGGTCGACGACATCCCGCTGCTGGCCGACCATTTCCTGGCGCGGAGCGAGCGCGACTTCGGCTCGATCCGCCGCCTGTCGAACGAGGCCCGCGATCTGGTGCGCGCCTATGGCTGGCCCGGCAACGTGCGCCAGCTTGAAAACACGCTGCGCCGCCTGATGGTGACCTCTGCCGAACCCGAGATTTCGCGCGCCGAGGTCGAATCGGCGCTGGGCAGCCAGCCAGCGCTGGAACCGCTGCGCGGCGGCGGCGGCGAGGGTGAAAAGCTGTCGGGCTCGGTGGCGCGGCATCTCAAGCGGTATTTCGACCTGCACGGCGGCGCGCTGCCGCCGCCCGGCGTCTATCAGCGCATCCTGCGCGAGGTGGAAGGCCCGTTGATCGAGATCGCACTGGACGCCACGGCGGGCAATCAGGCCAAATGTGCCGACCTGCTGGGAATCAACCGCAATACCTTGCGCAAGAAGATCACCGACCTCGATATTCGCGTGACTCGCCGCCGCAAGCTGATGTAA
- a CDS encoding ATP-binding protein yields MTYRQPYPVPGVIWASLPVPALLIDAAGLIVEANPAAEQFLNASCRSLKGLPAFDRLLIDAPLDEALSRARANQSALFINDVDVTTGERPPMQCNIQIAPMNDNPDIIMLLISPREIADRLGRAMSGKRAARSAIGMAEMLAHEIKNPLAGISGAAQLISMNAGPEDRELTDLIVEETRRIVKLLEQVEQFGNLRPPDRRAVNIHDALDRARKSALVGFAARMTIIEDYDPSLPPTFADPDQLMQVFLNLIKNAAEAAGVQGGIIRLRTFYDLALRLRLKDGPGNPLPLQIEIIDDGPGLPPAIAAQIFEPFVSGRENGTGLGLALVSKIVTDHDGWIAVDSVPGRTVFRVSLPVAPRDRVRNDKETG; encoded by the coding sequence ATGACCTATCGTCAACCCTATCCGGTGCCGGGCGTGATCTGGGCCAGCCTGCCGGTGCCGGCCCTGCTGATCGACGCGGCCGGCCTGATCGTCGAGGCCAATCCGGCGGCAGAGCAGTTCCTCAACGCCTCCTGCCGCAGCCTGAAGGGCCTGCCCGCCTTCGACCGGCTGCTGATCGACGCGCCGCTGGACGAGGCGTTGAGCCGGGCGCGCGCCAACCAGTCGGCGCTGTTCATCAACGATGTCGATGTCACGACCGGCGAGCGTCCGCCGATGCAGTGCAACATCCAGATCGCGCCGATGAACGACAACCCCGACATCATCATGCTGCTGATCTCGCCGCGCGAGATTGCCGACCGGCTGGGCCGCGCGATGAGCGGCAAGCGTGCCGCGCGGTCGGCGATCGGCATGGCCGAGATGCTGGCGCACGAGATCAAGAACCCGCTGGCCGGCATCTCGGGGGCGGCGCAGCTGATCTCGATGAACGCGGGGCCCGAGGACCGCGAGCTGACCGACCTGATCGTGGAGGAAACCCGCCGAATCGTGAAGCTGCTGGAACAGGTCGAACAGTTCGGCAACCTGCGCCCGCCGGACCGCCGCGCGGTGAACATCCACGACGCGCTCGACCGGGCGCGCAAGTCCGCACTGGTCGGCTTTGCCGCGCGGATGACGATCATCGAGGATTACGATCCGTCCTTGCCCCCCACCTTTGCCGACCCCGACCAGCTGATGCAGGTGTTCCTGAACCTGATAAAGAACGCGGCCGAGGCGGCGGGGGTGCAGGGCGGCATCATCCGGCTGCGCACCTTCTATGACCTCGCGCTGCGGCTGCGGCTGAAGGACGGGCCGGGCAACCCCTTGCCCCTGCAGATAGAGATCATCGACGATGGCCCGGGCCTGCCCCCTGCCATCGCCGCCCAGATATTCGAGCCCTTCGTTTCGGGGCGCGAAAACGGCACGGGGCTGGGCCTCGCGCTGGTGTCGAAGATCGTGACGGACCACGACGGCTGGATAGCGGTCGACTCGGTGCCAGGACGCACCGTGTTTCGCGTCTCGCTGCCCGTCGCACCCCGGGACAGGGTGCGCAATGACAAGGAGACAGGCTGA
- the dusB gene encoding tRNA dihydrouridine synthase DusB, with protein MPLQLADLTIAPPVLLAPLAGITDLPFRRLVASFGAGLVVSEMVASQEVVQASPMARARAELGFDQAATAVQLAGREPHWMAEAARFVESQGARVIDINMGCPARKVTNGWSGSALMKDLDHALTLIDAVVAAVSVPVTLKTRLGWDDGLMNAPELARRAEAAGVAMVTIHGRTRCQFYTGSADWAAIGAVKRALRIPVIANGDITGPLRAMQALAASGADGVMVGRGAQGRPWLLAQIAAALYGTPEPEVPQGDALADLVIGHYEAMLDFYGTALGLKVARKHLGWYLETAGLEAHRAAILRDEVPAQVIAALRLAFGAQERAAA; from the coding sequence TTGCCCCTTCAACTGGCCGATCTGACCATCGCCCCCCCGGTCCTGCTGGCACCGCTGGCCGGGATCACCGATCTGCCGTTCCGCAGGCTGGTTGCAAGCTTCGGCGCGGGGCTGGTGGTTTCGGAAATGGTGGCCTCGCAAGAGGTGGTGCAGGCCAGCCCGATGGCGCGGGCGCGGGCGGAACTCGGCTTCGATCAGGCGGCGACCGCCGTCCAGCTTGCCGGGCGCGAGCCGCACTGGATGGCCGAGGCCGCCCGCTTCGTCGAATCGCAGGGCGCGCGGGTGATCGACATCAACATGGGCTGCCCGGCGCGCAAGGTGACCAACGGCTGGTCCGGGTCGGCGCTGATGAAGGATCTCGACCATGCGCTGACTCTGATCGACGCCGTGGTGGCGGCGGTGTCGGTGCCGGTCACGCTGAAAACCCGGCTGGGCTGGGATGATGGCCTGATGAATGCGCCCGAGCTGGCACGGCGGGCAGAGGCGGCCGGGGTTGCGATGGTGACGATTCACGGCCGCACCCGCTGCCAGTTCTACACCGGCAGCGCCGACTGGGCGGCGATCGGCGCGGTCAAGCGCGCACTGCGCATTCCGGTGATCGCCAATGGCGACATCACGGGGCCGCTCCGGGCGATGCAGGCGCTGGCGGCTTCGGGCGCCGACGGGGTGATGGTGGGGCGCGGCGCGCAGGGGCGGCCCTGGCTCTTGGCGCAGATTGCGGCGGCGCTTTACGGCACGCCCGAACCCGAGGTGCCTCAGGGCGATGCGCTGGCCGATCTGGTGATCGGGCATTACGAGGCGATGCTGGATTTCTACGGCACCGCGCTGGGGCTGAAGGTCGCGCGCAAGCACCTTGGCTGGTATCTGGAAACCGCGGGCCTGGAGGCGCATCGCGCCGCGATCCTGCGCGACGAGGTGCCCGCGCAGGTGATCGCCGCCCTGCGCCTCGCCTTCGGCGCGCAGGAAAGGGCCGCGGCATGA